ACCTCCTCCGGCCCCGTCGGCTGGCCCGAGGACCGGCTGGGCGGCGCGCTCGCCTGTGTCTCGTTCGGGCTGCCGGCCCTGGTGGGAGGGGCGTGGGCGCTCCTCGCCCGGGGCCGTCGGCGCCATGCGGCAGCCGCGACCGTGGTGCGGTGGCACGGCGTCGCCCTGGGCATCACGGCGATCCTGACGCTGTGGGCGCAGTCGGCCAACGACTGGCCGCTCTGGTCGATACCGGCGATCTGGGGGCCGCTCGCCCTGCTCGGCCTGGCGTCCATGACGGCCTTCACCCTCGCCGCCCTCCGCGGCGAGCTGACGGACGACGCACCGCCCGTCCCGCAGACACCTCAGCCGCAGACCGGCTGAGGGCCCGGGCCTGCCGTCCGTCGTGCGACCGGAAGTCGGGCCGTGCCAGGCGCCGCGCGGCAGGCGGGACTCGCCACCCCCCTATGTCTGCCGGGCGTGCACGGGGCTGTGGGCGACGTCGTCCGGGCACTTCGGGTGCGGTCGGTCCGTCCGCCGGTCGCGCCTCCAGTCGTACGTCGCGAGGGCCAGGGACGCCGCCATGCCGACGAGGCCCGCGCCCATCGCGGCGACGAGGGCGCCCCGGTAGTCGTCGGTCCCGCTCAGCACCAGGTAGAAGAGCCCGGGCAGCGCGGCGGTGCCCACGGCGGCGCCGAGCCGCTGGCCGGTCTGCAGGGCCCCGCCCGCCGCGCCGGCCATGCGCACGGGGACGTCCCGCAGGGTCATCGTGATGTTGGGGGAGATCACGCAGCCGCCGCCGAGGCCACCGAGGAACAGGGCCGGGGCGGCCAGCCAGGGCGCGATGCCGAGGGGCGCGAGGCGCAGCAGCAGCGCGGTGCCGCCGAGTCCGAGGATCACTCCCGTGAGCCCGCCCACGGTCAGCAGCCGGCCGAGCCGGTCCACCAGCCGGCCGGAGACCGCGGCCGCGCAGGCCGAGCCGACCGCGAAGGGGGTCACGGCGAGGGCGGACCGGAGCGGTGAGAAGCCGAACCCCTGCTGGTAGAAGAGGGCGAAGACCAGCCAGACGCCGCTGAAGCCGATGAAGTAGAGGGTGCCGACGCCGACGCCGACGGCGTAGCCGCGCACGGTGGTGAACAGGCGCGGGTCGAGCAGCGGCTGGGTGCCCCGGGCGACGAGGCGCCGCTGCCACCGGACGAAGACGACGAGCAGGACGGCGCCGACGGGGAACAGCCACCACAGGCGGGTGAGGCCGCCGGCCTCGGCCTGCACCAGCGGGTACATGAGCGCGAGGACGCCGAGGCCGAGGAGCAGTACGCCCGGCAGGTCCACGTGCCCCCGGCCGGAGCGCCGGGTGCGGGGCAGCAGGCGGCGGCCCAGCAGCACGGCGAGGATGCCGATGGGGACGTTGATGTAGAAGATCCAGCGCCAGCCCTGGGGGCCGTCGGCCAGCGCGAGGATCAGCCCGCCGGCGAGGGGGCCCACCGCGGAGGAGATGCCGACGGTGGCGCCGAAGAAACCGAACGCGCGGCCGCGTTCGGCACCGCGGAACATCTGCTGGATGAGCGCGGAGTTCTGCGGGGCCATGAAGCCGGCCGCCAGGCCCTGGGCGAGACGGGCCGCCACCAGCGAGGTGATGGTGGGTGCCGCTCCGCAGGCCGCGCTGAACAGCACGAAGCCGCTGAGGGCGAGCAGGAAGATGCGGCGCCGGTCCAGCGCGTCGCCGAGGCGGCCGGCGGTGACGAGGGCCAGGCCGAACGTCAGGGCGTACCCGGACACCACCCACTGCACCTGCGCGGCGGAGGCGTGCAGTTCCCGCTGGACGGTGGGCAGGGCCACCGCCACGATCGACACGTCCAGCAGGCTCATGAAGCCGGCCACCAGGGTGACCCACAGGGCCCGCCAGCGGCGCGGGTCCGGCTCCTCGCCGCCCGTCCGCGCGCCCTGGTCCCGCCCGCCCGGCGCTGATGCGGTCACCTGGGCTCCTCTCATCAGCTCTCATCAGCCGCACTCGGGCGAACCAGGTTCCCCGGCCGGGGCAGCGGCACACACCGGCCGGGCCGGACGGGACCCGGCTCTCACCCTGAGCACCCGTGCACTACGCACGGTGGTCGAGCGGACGCCGCGCGAAGGGGTTCGTTTGAGCGCGCGAGATCTGTGCAGGCGTTGTGCTTGGGAAGACGACCGGCGAAAGGAACGACGTGATGGCGGCGCCCGACAACGACGAGTCGGTGGACCCGGCGGCTGTGAGACGGCACCGCGTGCTGTTCCGGGCGATCGAGAAGCGACGCCACCCGAAGCTGCGCCGCAGCGACATCACCGTGACCGACGAGGCGGCGGTCAAGCGCGCCACCAAGGCCGCCGCCCTCGGCAACGCGATGGAGTGGTACGACTTCGGCATCTACAGCTATCTGGCCTCGACCATCGGGAAGGTCTTCTTCCCCTCGGGGAACGACACCGCCCAGTTGCTGAGCTCCTTCGCGACGTTCGCGGTGGCCTTCCTGGTCCGCCCCCTCGGCGGCATGGTCTTCGGGCCGCTCGGCGACAAGGTCGGCCGCAAGCGCATCCTCTCCCTCACCATGATCATGATGGCCGTGGGGACGTTCGCCATCGGACTCGTCCCCTCGCACGCCGTCATCGGCCTGTGGGCCCCGGCCCTGCTGATCTTCTTCCGGCTGGTGCAGGGCTTCTCGACCGGCGGGGAGTACGGGGGCGCCTCGACCTTCATCGCGGAGTACGCGCCCGACAAGCGGCGCGGCTTCTTCGGCTCCTTCCTGGAGCTCGGCACCCTCGCCGGCTACGTCGGGGCCTCCGGCCTCGTCGTCGTCCTGCAGAGCGTCCTCAGTGACGAGCAGATGCTGGCGTGGGGCTGGCGCGTCCCCTTCCTGATCGCGGCGCCGCTCGGCTTCATCGGCCTCTACCTGCGGCTGAAGCTGGACGAGACGCCGGCCTTCCAGAAACTGGAGGGCGGCCAGGTGAAGGCCAGCGAGGCCGCGGAGGCCGTGGAGACCTCGGCCGCCGCCGACCTCGGCAAGATCTTCACGCGCTACTGGCGGCCGCTGCTGCTGTGCCTCGCGCTCGTCGCGGCGTACAACATCACCGACTACATGCTGCTCTCGTACATGCCGACGTACCTGTCCGACGAACTGGGCTACGGGACCAACCACGGGCTGCTGATCCTGCTCATCGTGATGGTCCTGCAGATGTGCCTGATCAACCAGGTCGGGCGGCTCTCGGACCGCTTCGGGCGGCGGCCGCTGCTGATGACGGGGATGCTGGGCTTCCTGTTCCTCTCCCTGCCGTCCTTCCTGCTCATCCGGCAGGGCAGTGTCGTCCTCATCGCCCTGGGGCTGCTGCTGATGGGGCTGTCGCTGGTGACGATGCTCGGCACGATGTCGGCCGCGCTCCCGGCGATCTTTCCGACGCATGTCCGCTACGGGTCCCTGTCGGTCGCCTACAACCTGGCCACCTCGGTCTTCGGCGGCACGACACCGCTGGTGATCACCGCCCTGATCAGCGCCTTCGACTCGACCCTCATGCCGGCCTACTACGCCACGGCCGCCGCGGCCGTCGGTGTGATCGCCGTGCTGTGCATGCGGGAGACCGCCAACAAGCCCCTGGCCGGCTCGCCGCCGTCCGTCGAGACGGAGGCCGAGGCCGAGGAACTCGTCCAGTCCCAGTCCCCACGCCCCAGGTTCTGAGCCCTCCTCCTTGGGACCGGAACCCCTCCGGCACCACACCGGCAAGGTTCACCTCCACCTGGCGCACGCGCTCGCCCGCCTCGGTGAGCGGGCCGAGGCCGCCGCCGAGTACCGCGCCGCGCTCGCGCTGGAAGGCGACGTCCCGGCGGACGTGCACGGCGAGGCCCGCGCGGGCCTCGCCGCCGTGACCGAGGGCCGGCCGGCGCCGGCCCTCCGGTTCGTGCGGTGACACGGGCCGCGTCGGTGCCCCGGTGTTACTTCCCGCGTCCCGTGGCGGAGGCGAAGCCCAGCCAGGTGTGCCGGTTGTTCCACCAGCACCAGCCGACCTTCGGGGCGTTGCGGCGCTCGCGGCCGTCCCGCCCGGTGCCGTTGCTGATCCAGATCGCCGGGGTGCGGGCGTCCAGCGTGCCGTCGGCCTTGCGCAGCCGGGAGCCGATGGTCATGAAGCAGCGGTTGCGCTCCAGGGCCTCGGGCTGCTGGAGCACCCAGTGGATGCCTTCGGTGAGCACCAGCGGGGTGCGCTCCTCCTCGGTGAGGGCGGGCAGTGCCTCGTCCGGCGACCAGTTGCCCATGTGGTCGCCGCGGTCGACGCCGGTGACGAGGTAGAGCGGGGCGTCGGGCAGGTCGAGCCCGTACGGGGTGAACTCGTCGACGTCGGGCATGTCGACGACGACGAAGCCGGGTTTGCCGTCGCGGCGGAGCAGTGGTGCGAGGGCGGAGGCCGGGGCCCGGTCCGGGTGCACGGCCAGCAGGGCGTCGCCGCCGTCGGTCCCGGCGGCGAACGTACGGATCTCCTCGGCGGACAGCCCGGCGATCTCGTGCACTCCCAGTTCGATCAGCCGCTCGGCCTGCGCGCTCAGGGCCGGGAGTGCGGGGAGGGCGGTGGAGGTGGCGGGCGAGGTGTCGGGCACGATGCTCCCTCGGGTCGACGGCGTGGGCGAACTCATGGGCAACGCGCCGGTCTGCCGGTACGTTCCCGCCCTGCCGTCTTCTGGTGCGCTTCGCCGCCCAGGCCGTGCCGCTGCCATGCGCGCGGGGTCACTCCGTAGGCCGCGCGGAAGGCGCCGCTGAAGTGGCGGGACTCGCAGGTGGCGGACCGAGATGAAGTGCGCGGCGGCGATCCCGGTCGGGGACAGGCCGGGGTCGCAGAGGTGGCGGCGGATGTGGTCCCGCACGCGCAGGGCCTGGGAGACGAGGCGGCCGCGGCGCTCGTCGATGAGCAGGGCCGTGTGGAGCTCTCCTGGCCCACGGTGATGAACGGCATGTGCTGCTTCCTCGTTTCCGGACTGGTGCGGGGATCGCGGCCACGCTGGGCCGGACGAACCGGGACCGATTGCCGTGCGGCGCACGGGTCCTTGACCTGGGGTGCACCGCGGCCGGAGCCGGCTGGGCGCCGGTTTTAACCCGTCGCGCCGCCGGATCCGGCGTGACACCATCGCGGCCATGCAGGAGTTCATGACGCCGGATCAGATGGCCGCCCGCTCGTCCCGCGCTCTCTCCGCGGCGGTCGCCGCCGGGCGTGATCTGGGGCTGGCGGTGACCGAGGCGCGGGTGCTCTACGACGTCTTCTCGGTCGTGGTGCACCTCGCTCCGTCGCCCGTGGTGGTGCGCGTGCCCACCGTTCTGCCTCCGTACGCCGACGCCGCCTACCAGTCGGCGCGGCAGCGGCTGGAACTCGATGTGGTGGCGTGGCTGGCGGAACAGGGCCACCCGGTGATTCCGCCGAGTCCGCTGGTGCCGCGCGAGCCGGTGCGGCGCGACGGCTTCTCGATGACGTTCTGGCAGTTCGTCGAACTGGACCAGAGCGTGGAACCCGACTACGTGCGGAATGCCGGCCTGGTCGCCGACCTGCACGCCGCGCTGCGGGAGTACCCGGGCGAGCTGCCGTTCCTGTCGGCGGCCGAGCCGCGGTTCGTCACCGACGGGCTCGCCGCGCTCGAAGGGCGTCCGGACCTGCTGGACCCGGCCGACCTCGACCGTGCGCGGCGTGAGTGGGAGGTTCTGGAGCCTGTCGTCAGCTCACGCGCGGAGTTCGAGGCGGCGTTCCCCGGGGTCGAGTTCCAGCCGATCCACGGGGACTCCCCCGCGGCGAACATCGTCTCCACCGCGCAGGGCGAGCTGTACTCCGACTTCGAGCTGACCACGCTCGGGCCGGTCGAGTGGGACCTGGCGGCTCTCGGCCCGGACTGCGAGGCCGCGTACAACGCTGCCGCCGAGCGCCGCGGCCTGCGGCCGCTGGACGAGGGCGTGCTGCGAGTCGTCAACGCCGTGGGCATGTCCCGGGCGGTGGCGTGTCTCGCGCTCGCGCCGCGGTTGCCCCTGCTCGTGGACGCGTTGAAGCCGGCCGTGGAGCAGTGGCGGACGATGCCGTTCGCCGGGGGTCTGGGGAGCTGAGTGTTGCTCAGGGGCTGAGGGTCACCGGCCGGACCGCGAAGCAGGCCGGCGCCGCGAGGACCGACACGCCGGCCGCGAGCGCCAGGATGCCGGGGACGAACCAGGGGCGACCGGCCCGGCCACCGTCGCCGCGAGGCCGAAACCGGCGGTCTTCAGCCCGGCGCCGGCCCGCGAACGCGTCGCGGCCCACCGGCGCTTCCGCTCCGCCGGTGGCGTCGGCCCGCTCCCGCCTATTCCGGCAGCGGCCGGTCGTCCACGACGTGTTTCATCACGAGCGTGGAGGTCAGGCGCTGCACGCCGGGCAGTCGGGCGAGTCGCTGGTCGTAGAGCTGCTGGAAGGCGGCCAGGTCGGCGGTGGCGACGCGCAGGAGGTAATCGGGCTCGCCGAACAGGCGCTGGGCCTGGAGCACGTGCGGGACGGCGGCCACCGCCTCCTCGAACGCGGTGACGGTGTCGGCGTCCTCCCAGCGCAGGGTGACGAAGACGAGGGCTTCGAAGTCGAGGCCCACGGCGGCCGGATCCACGACCGCCCGGTAGCCGCGGATCGCGCCCTCGCGTTCGAGGTCGCGCAGCCGGCGGTGGCAGGGCGAGACGCTCAGCTTGACGCGAGCGGCCAGCTCGGTGACCGTGAGCCGGCCGTCCAACTGCAGCTCGGTAAGAATTTTCCGGTCCAGGGCATCCATGGAGAAGATTCTGCCCCAGGTCCCGCGATCAAGAGGGAAAGAAGGAAACACTTTCGGGCCGATCCGTCCTAGTCTCCCTCTCGCGACAAGGCACGTGAGAGGGACCGATCCATGGACACGACGACACTGGCGGCATTCCTGGCGGTGGATCTCCTGCTGGTGGTCACCCCGGGCGCGGACTGGGCCTATGCGATCGCCGCGGGTCTCAGGGACCGGTCGGTCGTTCCGGCGGTCGCCGGGCTGGTCGCCGGATACGCCGGGTACACGCTGCTCGCGGTCGCGGGCCTGGTGGTGATCGTGGCGAGGTCGGGAGCCCTGCTCACCGCCCTGACTCTGGCCGGGGCCGGCTATCTGGTGTGGCTCGGCTGGGGCGTGCTGAGGCAGCCGGCCGCCCTGACGGCCTCCGCGGAAGGAGCCGGCTCCACGGGCTCGTCACCCGGGCGGATCCTGCTCAAGGGAGCCGGTACCAGCGGGCTGAACCCGAAGGCGCTGCTGCTGTACTTCTCGCTGTTCCCGCAGTTCATCGACCCGGCGGGCGGCTGGCCGGTCGCCACGCAGACGGGCCTGCTCGGCTCGCTGCACATGACCGCCTGCGCCGTCGTCTACCTCGCCGTCGGAGTCCTGGCCCGCACGGTCCTGAAGACCAGGCCCTCCGCGGCGCGGACGGTCACCCGCGCCTCCGGTGCGCTGATGATCGCCATCGGCGGGTTCCTGCTGGTGGAACACCTGACGGGCTGACGAACGCGGCACCCCTCGGGTCCCTGTCACCCTCCCCCGTTCACGGCACCTGCGGCCCCCGGAACTCCCCCATCGCGTCGATGAGCCACCGCGCCAGGTAGTCGGCGAACGAGGAGCGCGGGAGGAGGCGGTACGTCGGCACCTCGTCGACCTGCCAGAGCAGCACCGCCACGGGTCCCACGGTGGTCGACACCGCCCGCCCGGGACCGAAGGCCCGGGGATGCAGGTCCAGCGGGCAGCCCTTCTCCAGTACCTGACGGGACGACGGGCCGCTCAGCTCCAGCGTCGTGCGGTTGGCGGAGACGTCCACGGCCGAGCCCCGGTCCGGCCCGAGCGCCGTGCGCAACTCGGCGGTCAGGGCGGCCCCTTCGGCCCGGGAGAGGACGAGCCACTCGTCGGGGCCCAGCCAGACGACCGTGTGGGGCCCGGACGAGGTGGTGTCGCCGCAGCGGCGTGGGAGCCGCGTCCCCAGCGTCCGCTCGATCCGGTCCGCCGCATCGGAGCCGGGGCCGACACGCAGGTTCACCATGGTCACGAAGGGCCGCTCCGCCAGCATGACGCCCCGGGCGCCGGGGACGGCGGCGGCACGCATCCGCCCCTCCAGGTGCTCCAGCGGGCTCCTCCGCAGGGCCACCGGGCCCGCCTCGATCGTCGGCTCAGCCATCGCGCTTGGTCCCTTCCGGGTCGTAGAGGACGCAGTCCGTCACCTCGACCGGCACGAGGTCCTCACCCACTGGCGCGAGCAGGGTCTCGCCGATCCTGGCCCGCCCGTCGGCGACGAGCGCCAGGGCGAACGGGCGGCCGAGGGCCGGGCTGCGGTAGCTGGAGGTGACGTGGCCGAGCATCGGCACGGGCACCGTCTCGAAGGAGACGTCCGGCGCGACGAGCTGGGTGCCCTCGGGCAGCCGGGTCGTGCGGTCGCTCGGCAGGAGGCCGACCAGTTGCTTGCGGTCGGTGCGGGCGGTGTCGGCGCGGGAGAAGGACCGTTTCCCGATGAAGTCCTTCCGCGGGGAGACCACCCAGGACATGCCCGCGTCCTGCGGGGTGACGGTGCCGTCGGTGTCCTGGCCGACGATGATGTAGCCCTTCTCGGCGCGCAGGACGTGCATGGTCTCGGTGCCGTACGGGGTGATGCCGTACGGCCGCCCGATCGCGTACACCTCCTCCCACACCGCCAGGCCGTACCAGGCGGAGACGTTGATCTCGTAGGCGAGTTCGCCGGAGAAGGAGATCCGGCAGATGCGGGCCGGGACGCCGGAGGCCAGGGTGGTCTCACGGAACGCCATGAACGGGAAGGCCTCGTTGGAGAAGTCGACGTCGGGGGCGAGGTGGGCGACCACCTCGCGCGAGCGGGGGCCGACGACGGCGACGGTCGCCCACTGCTCGGTCACCGACGTGCAGGTCACGTCGAGTTCGGGCCACTCGGTCTGCAGCCACTCCTCCAGCCAGTCCAGGACGGCGGCGGCGTTGCCGGTCGTGGTGGTCATGAAGTAGCGGTCGTCGTCGAGGCGCAGGGTCACGCCGTCGTCGAAGATCATGCCGTCGGGCTTGCACATCACGCCGTAGCGGGCCGTGCCGGGCTTCAGCTTCTTGAAGGCGTTGGTGTAGATCCGGTCGAGGAACTCGCCCGCGTCCGCGCCCCGGAGCTCGATCTTGCCGAGGGTGGAGGCGTCCATGAACGCCACGCCCTCGCGGGCCGCCCGGCACTCGCGGGCGACGGCCGCGTCCATGTCCTCGCCGGGCCGGGGGTAGTACCGGGGGCGCTTCCACTGCCCGACGTCCTCGAACAGCGCCCCCTGCGCGACATGCCAGCTGTGGAGGGAGGTGGTCCGCTCGGGGTCGAACAGCTCGCCGCGCTCCCGCCCGGCCAGGGCGGCGAAGGCGACCGGGGTGTACGGCGCCCGGTAGGCCGTGGTGCCGATCTCCCCCGGTGCGCCGCCGAGGAGTTCGGCGATCACGCCGATCGCGTTGACGCCGGACGTCTTGCCCTGGTCGTTGGCCGTGCCGAGGGAGGTGTAGCGCTTGACGTGCTCGACGCCGCGCATACCGGCGCCGGTGGAGCGCCGGACGTCGGCGACGGTGACATCGCGCTGGAGGTCGACGAAGTGGGTGTCCCAGCCGTCGTCGGGGCCCGGCACCAGCCACAGGGCGCGGGTCGGACCGGCCGGCCGCGGGTCGGCGGGCGACGGCACGGGCACCGGGAACCCGGCCTGCGTGGCGGCCACCGCGCCCGCGCGCGCCCCCTCCGCCCGGCAGCCGTCGTGGTCGAACGTCCCGCGCGCCGCGCCCACCACCTGCTGGTTCCGGACGCCCCCCTCGGGGACGAACGCGACCAGCTCCTCGTCCCAGCGCAGCCGCCCCTGGCGCTGGCTGTGCAGGTGTACGACGGGGCTCCAGCCGCCGGAGACGGCGAGCAGATCGCAGTCGAACCCGGCCTGGGGCCCGTCCTCGTCGAGGGGCCGGACGGTGACACCCGTGAGCCGGCGG
This genomic stretch from Streptomyces sp. Go-475 harbors:
- a CDS encoding MFS transporter → MTASAPGGRDQGARTGGEEPDPRRWRALWVTLVAGFMSLLDVSIVAVALPTVQRELHASAAQVQWVVSGYALTFGLALVTAGRLGDALDRRRIFLLALSGFVLFSAACGAAPTITSLVAARLAQGLAAGFMAPQNSALIQQMFRGAERGRAFGFFGATVGISSAVGPLAGGLILALADGPQGWRWIFYINVPIGILAVLLGRRLLPRTRRSGRGHVDLPGVLLLGLGVLALMYPLVQAEAGGLTRLWWLFPVGAVLLVVFVRWQRRLVARGTQPLLDPRLFTTVRGYAVGVGVGTLYFIGFSGVWLVFALFYQQGFGFSPLRSALAVTPFAVGSACAAAVSGRLVDRLGRLLTVGGLTGVILGLGGTALLLRLAPLGIAPWLAAPALFLGGLGGGCVISPNITMTLRDVPVRMAGAAGGALQTGQRLGAAVGTAALPGLFYLVLSGTDDYRGALVAAMGAGLVGMAASLALATYDWRRDRRTDRPHPKCPDDVAHSPVHARQT
- the proP gene encoding glycine betaine/L-proline transporter ProP; amino-acid sequence: MAAPDNDESVDPAAVRRHRVLFRAIEKRRHPKLRRSDITVTDEAAVKRATKAAALGNAMEWYDFGIYSYLASTIGKVFFPSGNDTAQLLSSFATFAVAFLVRPLGGMVFGPLGDKVGRKRILSLTMIMMAVGTFAIGLVPSHAVIGLWAPALLIFFRLVQGFSTGGEYGGASTFIAEYAPDKRRGFFGSFLELGTLAGYVGASGLVVVLQSVLSDEQMLAWGWRVPFLIAAPLGFIGLYLRLKLDETPAFQKLEGGQVKASEAAEAVETSAAADLGKIFTRYWRPLLLCLALVAAYNITDYMLLSYMPTYLSDELGYGTNHGLLILLIVMVLQMCLINQVGRLSDRFGRRPLLMTGMLGFLFLSLPSFLLIRQGSVVLIALGLLLMGLSLVTMLGTMSAALPAIFPTHVRYGSLSVAYNLATSVFGGTTPLVITALISAFDSTLMPAYYATAAAAVGVIAVLCMRETANKPLAGSPPSVETEAEAEELVQSQSPRPRF
- a CDS encoding DUF5701 family protein translates to MPDTSPATSTALPALPALSAQAERLIELGVHEIAGLSAEEIRTFAAGTDGGDALLAVHPDRAPASALAPLLRRDGKPGFVVVDMPDVDEFTPYGLDLPDAPLYLVTGVDRGDHMGNWSPDEALPALTEEERTPLVLTEGIHWVLQQPEALERNRCFMTIGSRLRKADGTLDARTPAIWISNGTGRDGRERRNAPKVGWCWWNNRHTWLGFASATGRGK
- a CDS encoding phosphotransferase; amino-acid sequence: MQEFMTPDQMAARSSRALSAAVAAGRDLGLAVTEARVLYDVFSVVVHLAPSPVVVRVPTVLPPYADAAYQSARQRLELDVVAWLAEQGHPVIPPSPLVPREPVRRDGFSMTFWQFVELDQSVEPDYVRNAGLVADLHAALREYPGELPFLSAAEPRFVTDGLAALEGRPDLLDPADLDRARREWEVLEPVVSSRAEFEAAFPGVEFQPIHGDSPAANIVSTAQGELYSDFELTTLGPVEWDLAALGPDCEAAYNAAAERRGLRPLDEGVLRVVNAVGMSRAVACLALAPRLPLLVDALKPAVEQWRTMPFAGGLGS
- a CDS encoding Lrp/AsnC family transcriptional regulator, with amino-acid sequence MDALDRKILTELQLDGRLTVTELAARVKLSVSPCHRRLRDLEREGAIRGYRAVVDPAAVGLDFEALVFVTLRWEDADTVTAFEEAVAAVPHVLQAQRLFGEPDYLLRVATADLAAFQQLYDQRLARLPGVQRLTSTLVMKHVVDDRPLPE
- a CDS encoding LysE family translocator, with translation MDTTTLAAFLAVDLLLVVTPGADWAYAIAAGLRDRSVVPAVAGLVAGYAGYTLLAVAGLVVIVARSGALLTALTLAGAGYLVWLGWGVLRQPAALTASAEGAGSTGSSPGRILLKGAGTSGLNPKALLLYFSLFPQFIDPAGGWPVATQTGLLGSLHMTACAVVYLAVGVLARTVLKTRPSAARTVTRASGALMIAIGGFLLVEHLTG
- a CDS encoding sarcosine oxidase subunit gamma family protein; this translates as MAEPTIEAGPVALRRSPLEHLEGRMRAAAVPGARGVMLAERPFVTMVNLRVGPGSDAADRIERTLGTRLPRRCGDTTSSGPHTVVWLGPDEWLVLSRAEGAALTAELRTALGPDRGSAVDVSANRTTLELSGPSSRQVLEKGCPLDLHPRAFGPGRAVSTTVGPVAVLLWQVDEVPTYRLLPRSSFADYLARWLIDAMGEFRGPQVP
- a CDS encoding 2Fe-2S iron-sulfur cluster-binding protein: MTDQHFRLRQGGRIDRGTVLRFTVDGRELTGHPGDTVASAMLANGLVEVAPSLYRGRPRGIVAAGAEEPNALLRVDGPCSESMLPATTVELYDGLSATTLSGTGRLDPAPDPAVYDKKHVHTDVLVVGAGPAGLAAAAAAAASGARVLLVDEQPETGDWDGAAEARAVLDAAPETVVLHRTTAFGSYDDNYVLALQRRTDHLGPAAPEGVSRQRLWHIRARQVILATGAHERPLVFAGNDRPGVMLAGAVRTYLGRYAVAPGSRAVVSTTNDSAYDTVAALHAAGIAVAAVVDARPGVSRRAAEIAAATGVRVLTGSAVVDTSGDRRLTGVTVRPLDEDGPQAGFDCDLLAVSGGWSPVVHLHSQRQGRLRWDEELVAFVPEGGVRNQQVVGAARGTFDHDGCRAEGARAGAVAATQAGFPVPVPSPADPRPAGPTRALWLVPGPDDGWDTHFVDLQRDVTVADVRRSTGAGMRGVEHVKRYTSLGTANDQGKTSGVNAIGVIAELLGGAPGEIGTTAYRAPYTPVAFAALAGRERGELFDPERTTSLHSWHVAQGALFEDVGQWKRPRYYPRPGEDMDAAVARECRAAREGVAFMDASTLGKIELRGADAGEFLDRIYTNAFKKLKPGTARYGVMCKPDGMIFDDGVTLRLDDDRYFMTTTTGNAAAVLDWLEEWLQTEWPELDVTCTSVTEQWATVAVVGPRSREVVAHLAPDVDFSNEAFPFMAFRETTLASGVPARICRISFSGELAYEINVSAWYGLAVWEEVYAIGRPYGITPYGTETMHVLRAEKGYIIVGQDTDGTVTPQDAGMSWVVSPRKDFIGKRSFSRADTARTDRKQLVGLLPSDRTTRLPEGTQLVAPDVSFETVPVPMLGHVTSSYRSPALGRPFALALVADGRARIGETLLAPVGEDLVPVEVTDCVLYDPEGTKRDG